In Streptomyces longhuiensis, the following proteins share a genomic window:
- a CDS encoding sensor histidine kinase, with amino-acid sequence MRFRGKSIRRKIVALLLVPLVSLTAIWAFSTVITGRAATQLLSSGRVADEIGYPIADAGRTLQEERRQTLVYLADPRASDALSKLRSRRSASDEAMARIRTKAENSGIRDDMSDDSRRRISTVVEGFDGIESLRRNVDEGTVTREQALDFYNRLIDPTYDFLLTLSSFDNSAMDRQGRAVIGVLRARELLSREDALVGSALVARRITHKELRQVSDLVAQRGILYDTSLALLPDDDRAEFERYWKSADTAALRTAENSLADSTAGTPRGVTARAWNDASGQVLDELVKRDTAATERYQDRARPVAINVFLQAGAAGVLGLLAVLLSLILSVRIGRGLVRDLRRLRLEAHEASGVRLPSVMRRLAAGERVDVETEAPRLEYDKNEIGQVGQALNTLQRSAVEAAVKQAELRHGVSEVFVNLARRSQVLLHKQLTLLDTMERRTEDTDELADLFRLDHLTTRMRRHAEGLVILSGAAPSRQWRRPVQLMDIVRASVAEVEDYERIEVRRLPRLAVTGPAVADLTHLVAELLENATVFSPPHTAVHVIGERVANGFTLEIHDRGLGMAADALLDANLRLAETPEFELSDTDRLGLFVVSRLAQRQNVRVALQPSPYGGTTAVVFIPDTLLTDAPDTEGAGFRLDRPNSPGRGEGPGARSPKLSTAGSPLPGLPASLLDGPVELEAPLAASDLAPFPGALDDEDSERGGLFRPRRRPAGLPGEQHQHARDEFENRPESIHRAGGPAGPDADEAPVPLPRRRAPKLVSSHGRPVTHTRPGEPEPDNRRTDAQSEIAGGVPADPTALSPDTPGDTYRPEAPEGPRELRLTSASAPDLPRRRARAQATEDEAPARRPEPVRDLAPEPAADAPAPSGLPRRVRQANLAPQLKEGPDLRADRAAGRKGPNHSDSPAERDADEVRNRMASLQRGWRRGREENAAGDASDGTAQGTTSEGDGR; translated from the coding sequence ATGCGCTTTCGCGGGAAGTCCATCCGCCGGAAGATCGTGGCGTTGCTCCTGGTGCCGCTGGTATCCCTGACCGCCATCTGGGCTTTCTCCACGGTGATCACGGGCCGCGCCGCGACGCAGCTGCTGTCGTCGGGGAGGGTCGCGGACGAGATCGGCTACCCGATCGCCGACGCCGGCCGGACCCTTCAGGAAGAGCGCCGCCAGACCCTTGTCTATCTGGCCGACCCCCGGGCCTCCGACGCCCTCTCCAAGCTGCGCAGCCGCCGCAGCGCCTCCGACGAGGCGATGGCCCGGATCAGGACGAAGGCCGAGAACTCCGGGATCCGCGACGACATGAGCGACGACTCCCGGCGTCGCATCTCCACCGTCGTCGAGGGATTCGACGGCATCGAGTCCCTGCGCCGCAACGTCGACGAAGGAACCGTCACCCGCGAGCAGGCCCTCGACTTCTACAACCGTCTCATCGACCCGACGTACGACTTCCTGCTCACGCTCAGCTCCTTCGACAACTCGGCGATGGATCGCCAGGGCCGTGCCGTCATCGGCGTGCTGCGCGCGCGTGAACTGCTCTCCCGCGAGGACGCGTTGGTCGGCTCGGCGCTCGTCGCCCGCAGGATCACGCACAAGGAACTGCGTCAGGTCTCCGACCTCGTCGCCCAGCGCGGCATCCTGTACGACACCAGCCTCGCGCTGCTCCCCGACGACGACCGCGCCGAGTTCGAGCGCTACTGGAAGAGCGCCGACACGGCGGCCCTGCGGACGGCGGAGAACTCACTCGCCGACTCCACGGCGGGCACCCCCAGGGGCGTCACCGCACGCGCCTGGAACGACGCTTCGGGCCAGGTGCTGGACGAGTTGGTCAAGCGCGACACCGCCGCCACGGAGCGCTACCAGGACCGGGCGCGCCCCGTCGCGATCAATGTCTTCCTGCAGGCCGGAGCCGCCGGTGTGCTCGGCCTGCTCGCGGTGCTGCTCTCACTGATCCTGTCCGTACGCATCGGCCGCGGCCTCGTCCGCGACCTGCGGCGGTTGCGCCTGGAGGCCCACGAGGCCTCCGGTGTCCGGCTGCCCAGCGTGATGCGCCGCCTCGCGGCCGGCGAACGCGTCGACGTGGAGACCGAGGCCCCCCGCCTGGAGTACGACAAGAACGAGATCGGGCAGGTCGGACAGGCGCTCAACACCCTTCAGCGCTCCGCCGTCGAGGCGGCCGTGAAACAGGCGGAACTGCGCCACGGCGTCTCCGAGGTCTTCGTCAACCTCGCCCGGCGCAGCCAGGTACTCCTCCACAAGCAGCTCACCCTGCTCGACACGATGGAACGCAGGACCGAGGACACCGACGAACTCGCCGACCTGTTCCGCCTCGACCACCTCACCACGCGCATGCGCCGGCACGCGGAGGGCCTGGTGATCCTCTCCGGAGCCGCCCCCTCCCGACAGTGGCGCAGGCCCGTCCAGCTCATGGACATCGTCCGGGCCTCCGTCGCCGAGGTGGAGGACTACGAGCGCATCGAGGTCCGGCGGCTGCCGCGCCTCGCGGTCACCGGCCCCGCCGTCGCCGACCTCACCCACCTCGTGGCCGAACTCCTGGAGAACGCCACGGTGTTCTCGCCGCCGCACACCGCGGTGCACGTCATCGGCGAGCGTGTCGCGAACGGTTTCACTCTGGAGATCCACGACCGGGGCCTCGGCATGGCGGCCGACGCGCTCCTCGACGCCAATCTGCGCCTGGCCGAGACGCCCGAGTTCGAACTCTCCGACACCGACCGGCTCGGCCTCTTCGTGGTCAGCCGGCTCGCCCAGCGCCAGAACGTCCGTGTCGCGCTCCAGCCGTCCCCGTACGGCGGCACGACCGCGGTCGTCTTCATCCCGGACACCCTGCTCACCGACGCCCCCGACACCGAGGGCGCCGGCTTCCGTCTCGACCGTCCGAACAGCCCCGGGCGCGGCGAGGGCCCCGGCGCGCGCTCTCCGAAGCTCTCCACGGCGGGCAGCCCGCTTCCGGGCCTTCCCGCCTCCCTCCTGGACGGGCCCGTGGAGTTGGAGGCGCCTCTGGCGGCATCGGACCTCGCGCCCTTCCCCGGTGCTCTCGACGACGAGGACAGCGAACGAGGCGGGCTCTTCCGGCCGCGCCGCCGCCCCGCTGGGCTCCCCGGAGAGCAGCACCAGCACGCGCGCGACGAGTTCGAGAACCGGCCCGAGTCGATCCATCGCGCCGGTGGACCCGCAGGCCCCGACGCCGATGAAGCGCCCGTGCCGCTGCCGCGCCGCAGGGCGCCCAAGCTCGTCAGCTCGCACGGCAGGCCCGTCACCCACACGAGGCCCGGAGAGCCGGAACCGGACAACCGCCGAACGGACGCGCAGTCCGAGATCGCGGGCGGCGTCCCGGCCGATCCCACGGCCCTGAGCCCCGACACCCCCGGGGACACGTACCGTCCGGAAGCCCCGGAGGGACCCCGCGAGCTGCGTCTCACGTCGGCGTCCGCTCCGGACCTGCCGCGCAGGCGCGCCCGTGCCCAGGCCACGGAGGACGAGGCTCCGGCACGTCGCCCGGAGCCGGTGCGCGACCTCGCGCCGGAACCGGCCGCCGACGCCCCCGCGCCGAGCGGTCTGCCCCGCCGTGTGCGGCAGGCCAATCTCGCCCCACAGCTCAAGGAAGGACCCGACCTGCGCGCCGACCGCGCCGCAGGCCGGAAGGGGCCCAACCACTCGGACAGCCCCGCCGAGCGCGACGCCGACGAGGTCCGCAACAGGATGGCCTCGCTCCAGCGGGGCTGGCGCCGCGGCCGCGAGGAGAACGCCGCAGGCGACGCCTCCGACGGCACAGCACAGGGAACGACATCTGAGGGGGACGGTCGATGA
- a CDS encoding NAD(P)/FAD-dependent oxidoreductase, with translation MRTVTVVGASLAGLYAARELRAQGFDGRLVIVGEESHRPYDRPPLSKDFLLGKAGEDQLALSDVDETLELGAEWMFGVRARGLDARGRTVLLEGGRTVSTDGVVIATGASARRLPGPALTGVHTLRTLDDARSLRAELLRGPRRVVVIGGGFIGAETASSCAALGHSVTVVEAAPLPLLPQLGPEMAAVCAGLHARGGVELVTGVGVAALRGDSAVHGVELADGRVLPADVVVVGIGAVPNTGWLAGSTLALHDGVLCDDGCVTALPQVVAVGDVARVGGARAEHWTSATAQPRVAVRNLLAGHAVETVRPMPYFWSDQYGSRIQFAGRRKDGDQVRVVEGAVEDGSFLALYERAGVTTAALAVDRPRPFTRVRRELARGEARPVVRSVAEPVAL, from the coding sequence ATGAGGACCGTGACCGTGGTGGGCGCCTCGCTCGCCGGACTGTACGCCGCCCGTGAGCTGCGGGCCCAGGGCTTCGACGGGCGGCTCGTCATCGTGGGCGAGGAGTCGCACCGCCCGTACGACCGCCCGCCGCTGTCCAAGGACTTCCTCCTCGGGAAGGCCGGCGAGGACCAGCTCGCCCTGTCCGATGTCGACGAGACGCTGGAACTGGGCGCCGAGTGGATGTTCGGCGTGCGGGCCCGCGGGCTCGACGCGCGCGGCCGCACCGTCCTCCTGGAGGGCGGCCGAACGGTGTCCACGGACGGGGTCGTCATCGCCACCGGGGCGAGCGCCCGACGGCTGCCCGGCCCCGCCCTCACCGGCGTGCACACGCTCAGGACCCTCGACGACGCGCGCTCCCTGCGTGCCGAACTGCTGCGCGGACCACGGCGCGTGGTCGTGATCGGCGGCGGGTTCATCGGTGCCGAGACGGCGTCATCGTGCGCAGCGCTCGGCCACTCCGTCACCGTCGTGGAGGCGGCCCCGCTGCCGCTCCTGCCCCAACTCGGGCCGGAGATGGCCGCGGTGTGCGCGGGGCTCCACGCACGCGGCGGGGTGGAACTGGTCACGGGCGTCGGGGTCGCAGCACTGCGCGGCGACAGCGCGGTCCACGGTGTGGAGCTGGCCGACGGGCGCGTGCTGCCCGCCGACGTGGTCGTCGTCGGCATCGGGGCCGTCCCCAACACGGGCTGGCTCGCCGGTTCGACGCTCGCGCTGCACGACGGCGTGCTCTGCGACGACGGCTGCGTCACGGCGCTGCCCCAGGTCGTGGCCGTGGGCGACGTGGCCCGCGTGGGCGGGGCGCGGGCCGAGCACTGGACGAGCGCCACGGCCCAGCCGCGGGTCGCCGTACGCAATCTGCTGGCGGGGCACGCCGTCGAGACCGTGCGGCCCATGCCGTACTTCTGGTCGGACCAGTACGGCTCGCGTATCCAGTTCGCCGGGCGCAGGAAGGACGGGGACCAGGTCCGCGTCGTAGAAGGCGCCGTGGAGGACGGCAGTTTCCTCGCACTCTACGAGCGCGCGGGCGTCACCACGGCCGCGCTCGCGGTGGACCGGCCGCGACCGTTCACCCGCGTACGCCGGGAGTTGGCGCGCGGCGAGGCGCGACCGGTCGTGCGGAGCGTCGCGGAGCCGGTGGCGCTGTGA
- a CDS encoding bifunctional 3-phenylpropionate/cinnamic acid dioxygenase ferredoxin subunit, with the protein MIPVCRLEDLPEGGSVRIDTAPPIAVFHADGELYAIDDTCTHQDASLSEGWLEGCLVECPLHEASFDLRTGRPTCLPARRPVRTHRVTVEDGVVHVHPAAEEGTAA; encoded by the coding sequence GTGATACCCGTCTGCCGCCTTGAAGACCTCCCCGAGGGCGGATCCGTCCGCATCGACACAGCACCGCCCATCGCCGTCTTCCATGCTGACGGTGAGCTGTACGCCATCGACGACACCTGCACCCACCAGGACGCCTCTCTGTCGGAGGGCTGGCTGGAGGGCTGTCTGGTCGAATGCCCGCTCCACGAGGCTTCATTCGATCTCCGCACCGGGCGGCCGACCTGCCTGCCCGCCCGTCGCCCTGTCCGCACCCACCGCGTGACCGTCGAGGACGGCGTGGTCCACGTCCATCCTGCCGCCGAGGAAGGTACCGCCGCATGA
- a CDS encoding IclR family transcriptional regulator: MTRKESQADPGTTTPEKTPKGAAASVQSVDRAVSVLEILARHGEAGVTEIADELDVHKSTAFRLLGVLENRGLVGQAKDRGKYYLGAGVLHLAGAAAVRLDISQEGVPVCRELADELGETVNIAILDDDVAVNIMQARGSASVTAQNWLGRRTPLHATSSGKVLLAHLPSALREGLLARPLARFTPHTATGSASLRAELEAVLDQGYAVAVEELEVGLAAVAAPVFAHDGKVIGAISASGPVYRLTEEHLPELAKRTVAASTELSRRMGFGF; the protein is encoded by the coding sequence ATGACCCGCAAGGAATCGCAGGCCGACCCAGGCACGACGACACCGGAGAAGACCCCGAAGGGCGCGGCCGCCTCCGTCCAGTCCGTGGACCGCGCGGTGAGCGTCCTCGAGATCCTCGCCCGGCACGGCGAGGCGGGCGTCACCGAGATCGCCGACGAGCTGGACGTACACAAGTCCACCGCCTTCCGGCTGCTCGGAGTGCTGGAGAACCGGGGCCTGGTCGGGCAGGCCAAGGACCGCGGCAAGTACTACCTGGGGGCGGGGGTACTGCACCTCGCGGGGGCGGCGGCAGTGCGCCTGGACATCTCCCAGGAGGGCGTGCCCGTCTGCCGTGAACTGGCCGACGAACTGGGCGAGACGGTCAACATCGCGATCCTCGACGACGATGTCGCCGTCAACATCATGCAGGCGCGCGGCTCCGCCTCCGTCACGGCGCAGAACTGGCTGGGCAGACGCACCCCCTTGCACGCCACATCGAGCGGCAAGGTGCTGCTCGCCCATCTTCCGTCCGCGCTGCGCGAGGGCCTGCTCGCCCGCCCGCTGGCGCGCTTCACCCCGCACACGGCGACCGGGTCGGCGTCGCTGCGGGCCGAGCTGGAGGCCGTGCTCGACCAGGGGTACGCCGTCGCCGTGGAGGAGCTGGAGGTCGGGCTCGCCGCGGTCGCGGCACCCGTGTTCGCCCACGACGGAAAGGTCATCGGCGCGATCAGCGCGTCGGGTCCCGTGTACCGGCTGACCGAGGAACACCTCCCCGAGCTGGCCAAACGCACCGTCGCGGCTTCGACCGAACTGTCGCGCCGGATGGGATTCGGTTTCTAG
- a CDS encoding S-(hydroxymethyl)mycothiol dehydrogenase produces MPHEVRAVVAVKKGAPVEVQTIVVPDPGPGEVLVRVQACGVCHTDLHYREGAINDDFPFLLGHEAAGTVESVGEGVTDLIPGDYVVLAWRAPCGNCRSCRRGRPWYCFDSRNAAQPMTLLDGTPLSPALGIGAFAEKTLVAAGQAIKVDPAARPEAAGLIGCGVMAGYGAAVNTGNVQRGDTVAVIGCGGVGNAAIAGACLNGARRVIAVDIDDKKLDQAEKFGATHTVNSRGTDAIEAVRALTDGFGVDIAIDAVGRPETYKQAFYMRDHAGVLVQVGVPEPDMTLDIPLIDLFSRGGALKSSWYGDCLPSRDFPVLIDQYLYGLLDLNGFVTETIALEQVEEAFAKMHRGEVLRSVVVL; encoded by the coding sequence GTGCCACATGAGGTCCGCGCCGTCGTCGCTGTGAAGAAGGGCGCACCCGTCGAGGTGCAGACGATCGTCGTGCCCGATCCCGGCCCGGGCGAGGTTCTGGTCAGGGTGCAGGCGTGCGGGGTCTGCCACACGGATCTGCACTACCGGGAGGGCGCCATCAACGACGACTTCCCGTTCCTGCTCGGCCATGAAGCGGCCGGCACCGTCGAGTCCGTCGGCGAGGGGGTCACCGACCTCATCCCCGGCGACTACGTGGTGCTCGCCTGGCGCGCCCCCTGCGGCAACTGCCGTTCCTGCCGCCGCGGCCGCCCCTGGTACTGCTTCGACTCGCGCAACGCGGCGCAGCCCATGACGCTGCTCGACGGAACGCCGCTGAGCCCCGCGCTCGGCATCGGCGCGTTCGCCGAGAAGACCCTGGTCGCGGCGGGACAGGCGATCAAGGTCGACCCCGCGGCGCGCCCCGAGGCCGCGGGCCTGATCGGCTGCGGCGTGATGGCCGGCTACGGCGCGGCCGTGAACACGGGCAACGTCCAGCGCGGCGACACCGTCGCCGTGATCGGCTGCGGCGGCGTCGGCAACGCGGCCATCGCGGGCGCCTGTCTCAACGGCGCGCGCCGCGTCATCGCCGTCGACATCGACGACAAGAAGCTCGACCAGGCCGAGAAGTTCGGCGCCACGCACACGGTCAACTCCCGCGGTACGGACGCGATCGAGGCGGTGCGCGCGCTCACCGACGGGTTCGGTGTCGACATCGCCATCGACGCGGTCGGCCGCCCCGAGACGTACAAGCAGGCGTTCTACATGCGCGACCACGCGGGCGTGCTGGTGCAGGTCGGCGTCCCCGAGCCGGACATGACGCTGGACATTCCGCTCATCGACCTGTTCTCGCGCGGTGGCGCCCTCAAGTCCTCCTGGTACGGGGACTGCCTGCCGAGCCGTGACTTCCCGGTCCTCATCGACCAGTACCTCTACGGGCTGCTCGACCTGAACGGCTTCGTGACCGAGACGATCGCCCTCGAGCAGGTGGAGGAGGCGTTCGCGAAGATGCACCGCGGCGAGGTGCTGCGCTCGGTGGTGGTCCTGTGA
- a CDS encoding MBL fold metallo-hydrolase: MSPAARAERVVTSGTFSLDGETFDVDNNVWLIGDDEEVLIVDAAHDAGSITAAVAGRRVTAIVCTHGHDDHIGAAADLAEATGAPVLLHPAEHELWEAVHPDRKPDAELTDGMLLTVAGVDVQVLHTPGHSWGSCSLYVPFLDAVFTGDTLFHGGPGATGRSYSDAPTIAASIRGRLLTLPGGTVVHTGHGQDTTIAAERANTPAV, from the coding sequence GTGAGCCCTGCGGCCCGCGCCGAACGCGTCGTCACCTCCGGCACGTTCAGCCTGGACGGCGAGACGTTCGACGTCGACAACAACGTCTGGCTGATCGGCGACGACGAGGAGGTCCTGATCGTCGACGCGGCGCACGACGCGGGGTCGATCACTGCCGCCGTCGCCGGGCGCCGCGTCACCGCGATCGTCTGCACCCACGGGCACGACGACCACATCGGCGCAGCGGCCGATCTCGCCGAGGCGACCGGCGCCCCCGTTCTCCTGCATCCCGCCGAGCACGAGCTGTGGGAGGCGGTGCACCCGGACCGCAAGCCCGACGCGGAACTCACCGACGGGATGCTCCTGACCGTCGCCGGGGTCGACGTCCAGGTCCTGCACACCCCCGGTCACTCCTGGGGCAGTTGCAGCCTCTACGTGCCGTTCCTCGACGCCGTGTTCACCGGCGACACCCTCTTCCACGGCGGCCCGGGCGCCACCGGTCGCTCGTACTCCGACGCCCCGACCATCGCGGCGTCCATCCGCGGCCGGCTCCTCACCCTGCCGGGCGGCACGGTTGTCCACACCGGCCACGGCCAGGACACGACCATCGCCGCCGAGCGCGCCAACACACCTGCCGTATAA
- a CDS encoding GcvT family protein, with the protein MSSTPEKPGTSSPRVVVIGAGIVGCSLADELTARGWTDVTVLEQGPLPAPGGSTSHAPGLVFQTGPSKTLTEFARYTVEKFNTLEVDGLSCFNPVGGLELATTPERWADLHRKAGYAASWGVRGELVSAARCKELWPLIDESAVLGGFHTPDDGLARALLASRAQMERARERGATFLDRHTVTGIEQEDGRVTAVVTDRGAFPADHVVSAAGFWGPVIGRMAGVDVPLLPLAHQYAKTGPMAELEGANDPRTEASKPILRFQDRDLYFREHTDRIGIGSYAHKPLPVDPFKVLDYDEARASELDMPSSLPFTEEDWAPSWKDCRWLIPALRGTEIEEGFNGVFSFTPDGMPVLGETRALRGFWLAEAVWVTHSAGVAKAVAEWMVDGRPSVDVHECDLTRFEDAQRSPAYVHDRGAQQFVEVYDVLHPLQPAEQPRPLRVSPFHARQEQLGAYFLEGGGWERPHWYEANADLPTGDLPERDAWSARYWSPVAAAEAKATRERVALYDMTPLRRLEVTGPGALGFLQRMTSNNLAKKPGAVTYTLLLNEAGGIRSDLTVARLARDRFQIGANSPADLDWLTRHAPGDVQIRDITSGTCCIGVWGPLARDLVQPLTRDDFSHEGFGYFRAKQTYLGHVPVTAMRLSYVGELGWELYTTADLGLRLWDTLWEAGREHGVIAAGRSAFNSLRLEKGYRSWGHDMTEEHDPYEAGVGFAVRMDRGDFLGRAALERKGEQPARRLTPLLLDDPAAVVLGKEPVHVEGVPAGYVTSASYGYTLGRCVAYAWLPSLPAGTGVHIEYFGEKIPATVADEPLFDPKMTRIRR; encoded by the coding sequence ATGTCCAGCACGCCTGAAAAGCCCGGAACGTCCAGCCCTCGCGTCGTCGTCATCGGCGCCGGAATCGTCGGCTGCTCCCTCGCCGACGAGCTCACGGCCCGCGGCTGGACCGACGTCACCGTTCTCGAACAGGGCCCGCTGCCGGCTCCCGGCGGCTCCACCTCGCACGCGCCGGGACTCGTCTTCCAGACGGGTCCGTCCAAGACCCTCACGGAGTTCGCCCGGTACACGGTGGAGAAGTTCAACACCCTTGAGGTGGACGGACTTTCCTGCTTCAACCCGGTGGGCGGCCTGGAGCTGGCGACCACCCCCGAGCGCTGGGCCGACCTGCACCGCAAGGCCGGCTACGCCGCCTCCTGGGGCGTGCGCGGCGAACTCGTCAGCGCCGCGCGCTGCAAAGAACTGTGGCCCCTGATCGACGAGTCGGCCGTACTCGGCGGCTTCCACACCCCCGACGACGGCCTGGCCCGCGCGCTGCTCGCCTCCCGCGCCCAGATGGAACGCGCCCGCGAGCGCGGCGCCACGTTCCTGGACCGGCACACGGTCACCGGCATCGAGCAGGAGGACGGCCGGGTCACGGCCGTGGTCACCGACCGCGGCGCCTTCCCCGCCGATCACGTCGTCTCGGCCGCCGGATTCTGGGGCCCGGTGATCGGCCGCATGGCGGGCGTGGACGTCCCGCTCCTGCCCCTCGCGCACCAATACGCGAAGACCGGGCCCATGGCGGAGCTCGAAGGAGCCAACGACCCCCGCACGGAAGCGTCGAAGCCGATCCTCCGCTTCCAGGACCGTGATCTGTACTTCCGTGAGCACACCGACCGCATCGGCATCGGCAGTTACGCCCACAAGCCGCTGCCCGTCGATCCGTTCAAGGTCCTCGACTACGACGAGGCGCGGGCGAGTGAGCTGGACATGCCGTCGTCGCTGCCTTTCACCGAGGAGGACTGGGCGCCCAGCTGGAAGGACTGCCGGTGGCTGATCCCGGCGCTGCGTGGGACGGAGATCGAGGAGGGCTTCAACGGCGTCTTCTCCTTCACGCCCGACGGGATGCCGGTCCTCGGCGAGACCCGTGCGCTGCGCGGATTCTGGCTGGCCGAGGCGGTGTGGGTGACACATTCGGCGGGCGTCGCCAAGGCGGTCGCCGAGTGGATGGTCGACGGGCGGCCCTCCGTCGACGTGCACGAGTGCGACCTCACCCGCTTCGAGGACGCCCAGCGCTCCCCCGCCTACGTGCACGACCGCGGGGCGCAGCAGTTCGTCGAGGTCTACGACGTCCTGCACCCGCTCCAGCCGGCGGAGCAGCCGCGCCCGCTGCGGGTGAGCCCTTTCCACGCCCGCCAGGAGCAGCTCGGCGCGTACTTCCTGGAGGGCGGCGGCTGGGAGCGTCCGCACTGGTACGAGGCGAACGCGGACCTGCCCACCGGTGACCTGCCCGAGCGCGACGCCTGGTCGGCCCGCTACTGGTCGCCCGTCGCGGCCGCCGAGGCGAAGGCCACCCGCGAGCGGGTCGCCCTCTACGACATGACACCGCTGCGCCGCCTGGAGGTCACGGGTCCGGGCGCCCTCGGCTTCCTCCAGCGCATGACGTCGAACAATCTCGCAAAGAAGCCGGGCGCGGTCACGTACACGCTCCTTCTGAACGAGGCGGGAGGCATCCGGTCCGACCTCACCGTCGCCCGTCTCGCGCGGGACCGGTTCCAGATCGGCGCGAACTCCCCCGCCGACCTGGACTGGCTCACGCGCCACGCGCCCGGTGACGTACAGATCCGGGACATCACCTCCGGGACCTGCTGCATCGGCGTCTGGGGCCCGCTGGCCCGCGACCTCGTCCAGCCGCTGACCCGCGACGACTTCTCGCACGAGGGCTTCGGCTACTTCCGCGCCAAGCAGACCTACCTGGGCCACGTGCCCGTCACCGCGATGCGCCTGTCGTACGTCGGTGAACTGGGCTGGGAGCTGTACACCACCGCCGACCTGGGGCTGCGCCTGTGGGACACGCTGTGGGAGGCGGGGCGGGAGCACGGTGTGATCGCGGCCGGGCGCTCGGCCTTCAACAGCCTGCGCCTGGAGAAGGGTTACCGCTCCTGGGGCCACGACATGACCGAGGAGCACGACCCGTACGAGGCGGGCGTCGGATTCGCCGTCCGCATGGACCGCGGTGACTTCCTCGGCAGGGCCGCACTGGAGCGGAAGGGCGAACAACCGGCCCGCAGGCTCACGCCGCTCCTCCTGGACGACCCCGCGGCCGTCGTCCTCGGCAAGGAGCCCGTTCACGTCGAAGGGGTCCCGGCCGGTTACGTCACGAGCGCGTCGTACGGCTACACGCTGGGCCGCTGTGTCGCCTACGCGTGGCTGCCGTCGCTCCCCGCCGGTACCGGCGTCCACATCGAGTACTTCGGCGAGAAGATCCCCGCGACCGTCGCCGACGAGCCCTTGTTCGACCCGAAGATGACCCGCATCCGCCGCTGA
- the solA gene encoding N-methyl-L-tryptophan oxidase, whose translation MSPTYDVIVIGLGGMGSAAAHHLSARGARVLGLEKFGPVHNRGSSHGGSRIIRQSYFEDPAYVPLLLRSYELYADLERATGREVATLCGGVMLGRADSRTVSGSLLSALQWDLPHEMLDAREIRRRFPTLTPKDDEVALYEERAGLVRPENTVAAHLQLATRQEADLHFEEPVTRWEPYKDGVRVHTAENTYTAGRLVICPGAWAPGLLTGLGVPFSIERQVMYWFRPTAGAAPFLPENHPVYIWEDAAGVQVYGFPAIDGPELGAKVAFFRKGVECTPETIDRTVHDHEVTAMAEHLAGQIPSLPGTFLKAATCMYSNTPDEHFVIAPHPAHPESVTVAAGFSGHGFKFVPVVGEIVADLALTGTTAHPIDLFDPSRLAAAPA comes from the coding sequence ATGTCACCCACCTACGACGTGATCGTGATCGGCCTCGGCGGCATGGGCAGCGCCGCCGCCCACCATCTGTCCGCCCGCGGCGCGCGCGTGCTCGGCCTGGAGAAGTTCGGCCCGGTCCACAACCGCGGCTCCAGCCACGGCGGTTCGCGCATCATCCGGCAGTCCTACTTCGAGGACCCGGCGTACGTACCGCTGCTGCTGCGCTCGTACGAGCTCTACGCGGACCTGGAGCGGGCCACCGGGCGCGAGGTCGCCACCCTGTGCGGCGGCGTCATGCTCGGCCGCGCCGACTCACGCACCGTCTCCGGCTCCCTGCTGTCCGCCCTGCAGTGGGACCTGCCGCACGAGATGCTCGACGCCCGCGAGATCCGCCGCCGCTTCCCGACGCTCACCCCGAAGGACGACGAGGTGGCTCTGTACGAGGAGCGGGCCGGTCTGGTCCGCCCCGAGAACACCGTCGCCGCCCACCTCCAGCTCGCCACCCGTCAGGAGGCCGACCTCCACTTCGAGGAGCCGGTGACGCGCTGGGAGCCGTACAAGGACGGGGTGCGCGTCCACACGGCCGAGAACACCTACACGGCGGGCCGGTTGGTGATCTGCCCGGGGGCATGGGCGCCGGGGTTGCTGACCGGTCTCGGGGTGCCGTTCTCGATCGAACGGCAGGTCATGTACTGGTTCCGGCCGACCGCGGGAGCCGCCCCGTTCCTCCCGGAGAACCACCCCGTCTACATCTGGGAGGACGCGGCCGGCGTCCAGGTCTACGGCTTCCCGGCCATCGACGGCCCCGAACTCGGCGCCAAGGTCGCCTTCTTCCGCAAGGGCGTCGAGTGCACCCCGGAGACCATCGACCGCACGGTCCACGACCACGAGGTCACGGCCATGGCGGAGCACCTGGCGGGCCAGATCCCCAGCCTGCCCGGGACCTTCCTCAAGGCCGCCACCTGCATGTACTCCAACACACCCGACGAGCACTTCGTGATCGCCCCGCACCCCGCCCACCCCGAGTCCGTCACCGTGGCCGCAGGGTTCTCCGGCCACGGCTTCAAGTTCGTGCCCGTCGTCGGCGAGATCGTCGCCGACCTCGCGCTCACCGGCACCACCGCGCACCCCATCGACCTCTTCGACCCCAGCCGCCTCGCCGCCGCGCCCGCCTGA